Genomic DNA from uncultured Methanospirillum sp.:
GGCTCATCTGGAAGGTTCTTCCAGGTGTCACCATACAATATGTAAAGAGTATTTTACATATACTTTCTTCTCTTCTGATCTCATGCGAGATCCCAGACCCCGGTTATGGTCGTCACAGGAAAAATTATCTCACTTCACCGGATATATTCACTCTTCATCTTCATGCAGGGAGGACAGAAATATTTCATTTGAGTGTCAGCAATGTGGTGAATGCTGCAGTTACCTGGGCCAGGTCTTTCACATCATAAAAACCCTCGATCAATACACATTCCAGATTGAGAACCAGTATACCGGACAGAAGCATGTGGTCACTGTCTCACCTCTATTGCGTCATCTCTACGATGACCATTCCATTTTCTCCGAACGTCCCGAAGCCTGTCCGTTCTTCAGGAGAAATGATCAGGACGGGCTCTACTACTGCACCGTTCATCTGACAAGACCGGAGATCTGTCAGGAGTATGGATGCTGGCGGTATCTCTTTCTCGATGAATCAGGCAACCGGGCAGGACGAGTGATGCAGAGCAGGCATCTCCATGCAGAGAGTCCGTATCTCAGAGAGATCTGGGATACGTGTGTACGTGAACTTCATGAACCTGATGATGCAGTCTGGGATCAGAAGATGTGTGATATCGTGAAAAAAGCCGGATTTCAGATCAGATCGTAGAACATTCTCTCGATACTATAACTGGTTATCACGGACCCTGAACATTTCAGGTGGTACAAGTATCTCAAACCGTGCCCCTTCTCCCGGTATCCCTGTTTCATGAATACCTATCCCGGTAATGGTAAGGATCTCTTTTGCAAGAAAGAGGCCGAGTCCGGTATTTTTTCCAAATCCTCTCTCAAAGACTGAAGACTTTTCATCTTCAGCAATACCTACCCCGTTATCCTCCCAGATCACTCTGCATCCTGCTGGTTTCAGGTTGTATGAAACAGTGATAGCAGTTACCCTCTCCCCATGCCTGATCGAGTTGTCAAGCAGGGTCTGAAAGACCTTTGCAAGCATCGGATCTGCGTAGATCTCCAGATCTGCCACATTCGTTTCGAAGATTATTTCCGGTGGTATCTCCTGGTACGGAAGAATATCATTGACCTTCTGCCATAATGGCTCATGAGATCCGAGATCCTGATATACCCTGGTGAACTCGATCTGGTTCCTGATGGTATTGGTTATCTGCTCAATCTTTTCGATGTAGGTAATGCATTCTGGTGCGTGTGGATTCTCCTTGATCAGGACAAGGTACGCGATCATGGCAGTCAGTTTGTTTCTGATATCATGGCGGGTGATGCTTGCGAGCAGGTTGATCTGCTCGTTAGCCCTCTTGAGTGCAGACTCTGCACGCTGTCGCTCACTGATGAATCTGGCTTGCTGCACGTTCTGGTAAGCCCTGGATGAGAGTTCATTCGTAAACAGAGAGAGAATGGAAACAACCTTTTCAAACTGCTCCCTTGACATCTTTGGAACCTCGGCAAGTGCCTCCCTGAACTGTGTCCTGTCTGCACCGATCTCATCTGCATAGGCAAGAATTTTTTCTTCATCAATATCTTCGTTCTTAACCTGGCCGATAAACCAGCTAGCGATATGGTTTCCTCCAATTGTGATGTTTGCTGCTGCATCCCACAATCCTCCGCTCAGGCAGGGCTGGAGAAGAGGTCCTGATGGGTGAAACCTGCCGATGGACTGGTCAGAATACAAACAGTTTGCCTTTCCTTTTTCCGTGTTTCGAATTATGTCCTTACAGAGCCTGCAGAAGTTGCTTGGTTGTGTTACCCATGTACCGTCAGGAAGTGTGATCAGCGATGCAACCTGTGTCGCCTCAGCAAAGGCATCCTGCAGCTGCTGGAGCTGATCGATGTTGAAGAGGTCTGAGAACTGAATTGATGATGGCTCATTTAATGGCTGAGTCAGAGCAACAATCCTGTCTATCAGAGTCTTTTCAAGACTCTTTTTAGTTGTGATATCCTGGACGTGGACAAGGAATCCATCATTCACATTGGTCTTGAGATTCTGTATCGGGCTGATAACCATCTCAAGATATATTGCTGCGGATTTTGAGGTATCAAAGAGGTTTTCTGCCCTGATCAGTTCAAAATCAAACAGGAGTTCAAACCTCCGGACTTCACCGGCCTGAACACTGACACAGATATCCTCAGGCAGATTCGGATCAGACCAGAGCCAGAACCCTTTCACATCTTCCTGGCTGGAGATACCAAAAATGTCAAGACAGGCCTGGTTAATCTCGATAAGTCTGCCATCAGGATCAAACCAGGCATGTCCGATTGGAGAGCTGAAGAAGAGATCTCTGAATCTTGACTGAGTTTCTAACAGATCTTTCAGGTTATTTTCGTTTGTTTCATACTGCCGTTTGAGTTCCTCTTCTGTTGAGATGAGTTCCTCATTGGCAGCCTGTAGGTTTGCATAAGCCTCGAACAGTTCATGTTCCGCCCTTTTTCGTGCGGTAATATCCTCAATCGTGCCCTCAAACCATACCTCCTCGCCTTCCTGTACCTTCCGGGCATAAAGTGAGATCCAGATCCGCGTTTTGTCCTTGCGAAACATCTCAACTTCATACCCCTCAATCGATCCCGTTTCAAGTAAAATCCTGACAAACTCTCTGCGTTCTTCAGGATTCACATATACCTGGTCACCAATACTGACCACCTCTTCAACCATCTGCTTGGGGGAATCATACCCGAATATCCTGGCAAATGCCGGATTAAGAGCCCGGTTTACACCCTCTGGTGTGGTCTGGAATATGCCAAGTGCAGCATTGTCAAAGATGTTCCTGAATTCATGTTCACTCTTTTTCAGTGCCTGCTGCGCTTCATACAGGTCTGTAATATCCCTTCCTATTACAACCAGTCCTTTTCTGCTGCCGTTTTCATGGAATGTTGGCACCTTGATGATATCAAAAACCCTGTCTGAACCATCTGGACATGGGATGAACTCGATGCCCCTGACGTCAGTTCCCGCCTTCCATGCCTCTTCATCAGATCTTTCACAGGTCAGGAACGCATCACGGTAAAATGAGTTTAACTCTGCAAGTTCAGAGTCAGTTTTATGTTTATAATCAATACCTTCGAGCTGGAATAACTGAAGATCGAAGTCATTTGCTTCAATCCACCTGCCCTGAGCATCCTTGAAACAGATGATGTCAGGCATGGCATTGATCAGGGTTCGGAGTCGGGACTCATTCTCACGTATTGCTTCTTCTGCATGTTTTCGCTCGGTGATATCCCTGTTGCTCACCCGCCTGCCTATGTAAGCTCCATACGATCCGAGCACCGGAATACAGATGTGTTCGATCCATCTGATCTCTCCATCACGGGTGATTATTCTGAACTCGACCCTGTCACTCTCCTGTGAATCTTTCTGAGCATGCCTGTGATTCTGCCAGATTCTCTGATCATCCGGAAGAACGATCTGTGAGATGAGGTCATGGTTCTGTACAAATTCGGTATTGGCGTATCCGGTTATGGTGAGGGCAGTCGGGGAACAGTAGATGATCTGTTTATCCGGGTTCTCCCAGTACTCCCAGTCTGCCGTGTAATCAGCGATGTACTGGTATGTGTCAACAAAATTGCGCAGTTCAAGTTCTGAAAGAAACTGGTCGGTGATATCCCTGATGGTTGCGATGGCTCCTGTAACCTGCATCCCTTTTGAATAGAGCGGACCGGCATGAATCCGCAGGTAGCGTTCACCGAATGGAAGGTGAAAGAAGTTTTCAGCGAGTATCTGGTCTCCTTCCCGTTTGAACTCAAGGTATTCATCTGCAACTTCCTGGATTTCATCAAGGATCAGATCAATGACCATGGGTTTTGCCGATCCCGTGAACGGAACCGAGTAGGCATACCCTGAAAGACCGATGATATCTGCCGCTGCAATCCCGGTGAACTGCTCAATAGCACGGTTCCAGGCAATAACACGGTGATCCCTGTCGATA
This window encodes:
- a CDS encoding YkgJ family cysteine cluster protein, coding for MRDPRPRLWSSQEKLSHFTGYIHSSSSCREDRNISFECQQCGECCSYLGQVFHIIKTLDQYTFQIENQYTGQKHVVTVSPLLRHLYDDHSIFSERPEACPFFRRNDQDGLYYCTVHLTRPEICQEYGCWRYLFLDESGNRAGRVMQSRHLHAESPYLREIWDTCVRELHEPDDAVWDQKMCDIVKKAGFQIRS
- a CDS encoding PAS domain S-box protein, producing the protein MIPDQYRILYVDDDEELLSIGKLFLELSSDFSVDVISSPTEALKGILSGSYHAVVSDYEMPALNGIELLRQIREYGNNIPFIIFTGRGREDVVIEALNSGADFYLQKGGEPRSEFVELSHKIRSAIERREAIDALKTSRRQFSEMISALPDPTFAIDRDHRVIAWNRAIEQFTGIAAADIIGLSGYAYSVPFTGSAKPMVIDLILDEIQEVADEYLEFKREGDQILAENFFHLPFGERYLRIHAGPLYSKGMQVTGAIATIRDITDQFLSELELRNFVDTYQYIADYTADWEYWENPDKQIIYCSPTALTITGYANTEFVQNHDLISQIVLPDDQRIWQNHRHAQKDSQESDRVEFRIITRDGEIRWIEHICIPVLGSYGAYIGRRVSNRDITERKHAEEAIRENESRLRTLINAMPDIICFKDAQGRWIEANDFDLQLFQLEGIDYKHKTDSELAELNSFYRDAFLTCERSDEEAWKAGTDVRGIEFIPCPDGSDRVFDIIKVPTFHENGSRKGLVVIGRDITDLYEAQQALKKSEHEFRNIFDNAALGIFQTTPEGVNRALNPAFARIFGYDSPKQMVEEVVSIGDQVYVNPEERREFVRILLETGSIEGYEVEMFRKDKTRIWISLYARKVQEGEEVWFEGTIEDITARKRAEHELFEAYANLQAANEELISTEEELKRQYETNENNLKDLLETQSRFRDLFFSSPIGHAWFDPDGRLIEINQACLDIFGISSQEDVKGFWLWSDPNLPEDICVSVQAGEVRRFELLFDFELIRAENLFDTSKSAAIYLEMVISPIQNLKTNVNDGFLVHVQDITTKKSLEKTLIDRIVALTQPLNEPSSIQFSDLFNIDQLQQLQDAFAEATQVASLITLPDGTWVTQPSNFCRLCKDIIRNTEKGKANCLYSDQSIGRFHPSGPLLQPCLSGGLWDAAANITIGGNHIASWFIGQVKNEDIDEEKILAYADEIGADRTQFREALAEVPKMSREQFEKVVSILSLFTNELSSRAYQNVQQARFISERQRAESALKRANEQINLLASITRHDIRNKLTAMIAYLVLIKENPHAPECITYIEKIEQITNTIRNQIEFTRVYQDLGSHEPLWQKVNDILPYQEIPPEIIFETNVADLEIYADPMLAKVFQTLLDNSIRHGERVTAITVSYNLKPAGCRVIWEDNGVGIAEDEKSSVFERGFGKNTGLGLFLAKEILTITGIGIHETGIPGEGARFEILVPPEMFRVRDNQL